The Streptomyces sp. cg36 genomic interval AAGGCCGACGCCACCCAGAAGTCGGTGGCCGCGCTGCAGGACGAGACGGCCCGCAAGACCGACCGGCTCAACCTCGCCCGCAACGCGCTGGGCTCCATCGCCACCGCGCAGTACCGCACCGGCGGGGTCGCCCCCACGCTCCAGCTGATGCTCTCCTCCGACCCGCAGCGGTTCCTGGACGACGCTGCCTTCCAGGAGCGCGCGGGAGACCGTACGGCGAACGCGGTGGCCGGGGTGCGCACACAGCTCGCCGAGCTCAAGCGGCTGCACACCGCCGCCGACGGCCGCCTCGCCGAGCTGCGCGGGCAGCAGGCCGAGCTCAAGCGGCAGAAGGAGACCATCCAGTCGAAGATCGACTCGGCACGGGCGCTGCTCACCCGGCTCACCGCCGACCAGCGGGCCGCGTACGAGGACCAGGACGGCGGCGGCCGGGCCGACTCCTCCGCCGCCAGCCGGGGCGACCGCTCCCCGGCCCCCGCGCCCTCCTCCGACGGGCTGCTCCCGGCCCCGAGCGGCCGTGCCGCCGCTGCCGTGGCGTACGCGTACGCGGCGCTCGGCAAGCCGTACGTGTGGGGCGCGACCGGGCCGTCCTCGTACGACTGCTCCGGCCTCACCCAGGCCGCCTGGAACGCGGCGGGCGTCTCGCTGCCCCGGACCACCTACACCCAGATCAACTCCGGCACCCGGGTCTCCCGCTCCCAGCTGGCCCCCGGTGACCTGGTGTTCTTCTACTCGGGGATCAGCCACGTCGGGCTCTACATCGGCGGCGGCCAGATGATCCACGCGCCGCACCCGGGAGCGCCGGTGCGGATCGCGCCGATCGACCAGATGCCCTTCGCGGGGGCGACCCGGCCCGCGTGAGGTGCGGCGCGGAGCAGCCGCCGTACGCCGTGGGCCCTCGGCCGTACGCCGTGGACCGAACGCCGTGGGCCGCCAGTCAGACGCCGTTGGCCGGGGTGACCTTGCCGCCCTGGCCCAGCTCCTTGGTGAGCCAGCGGAACACGTCGGGCACCTGGCGCTCCCAGACGCTGCTGCGGTGGCCGCCGCCGCTGAGCCGGACCACGTGGACGGTGGTCGGGGCCTTGGCGGCCTTGCGCAGCGCCACCCCGTCGTTGTAGCCGTCGCCCGCCTCGCCGGAGACGAACAGCGAGGTCAGCGGCGGGGTCTTGGCGTTCTTGAGGATCCACAGCGGGTTCGACTCACGGCGCAGGGTCGGGTCGTGCGCGGTGATCGAGGCGCCCTCGGCGGCCGGGTCGTTGTAGCCGGAGAGGTCGACTCCGGCGCGGTAGCGGTCGGGGTGCGAGACGGCGAGCCGGGCGGCGCAGTGGCCGCCCGCCGAGTACCCGGCGACGGCCCAGCCCTCCGGCCCGGTGGCGGCCCGGAAGTTGTCGGTGACCATCTTGCGCACGTCGACGCTGATCCAGGTGTCGGCGTTGACGATGCCCGGCACGTTGGCGCAGCCGGTGTCACGGCCGTCCAGCAGCGTGGTGCGCGGCGAGACCAGGATGAACGGCGCGACCTCGCCCCGCTCCATCATCGGCTTCAGCTGCCGCTGGGTGTGCAGCGAGCCGAACCAGGCGCCGATCGACCCCGGGTAGCCGGGCAGCAGCTCGACCACGGGGAAGGTCTTGTCCTTGTACGCGGGGTCGTTGTACTGCGGCGGGAGCCAGACCGCGACATCGCCCTCCACCCCGGAGATCGCGCCCCGGAGCGTGGTCTTCATGACGCCGTCGCCGACCTTGCCCTTGTACTCCTTGAAGTGCTGCTTGACCTTGGGCGCGGAGGCCGCCTTCTTGCCGCCGGTGCCGTCGGGGCCGAGGTCGGGGGCGGCGGTGACGTGGTTGCCGGTGCCGAGCAGGTCGTCCCAGTTGTCGTAGAGCCCGTTGGCGTTGTTGACCATCACGAAGACCACCAGGACGGCGGTGAACTGCGCGAACACCAGCATGGACAGCCGTGCGGCCCCGCGCACCACGGCCGGGCCGCGGACCTTGCTCCACAGGAACAGGGGCAGCAGCAGGGCCGCCGCCGCCACGACGACGGCGGTCAGCAGGAAGGGGGTACCGGTCAGGCTCATCACGCACGGGAAGAGCCGGTTGAGTGAACCGGAGTTGCCCCGCTTTGCGAGGGCTTTACCCTTCGGGTACTTGCCCCGCACTCCACGGGCCCGCCGACCACCCCGCTCAGCCAGCGGAACACCTGCGGCACCAGGGGCCGCCAGGTGGTGAGGCGGTGGCCGCCGGAGGTCCGGACGACGGTGACGGCGGTCGGCGCGTGCGCGGCGGCCCGCAGCGCGAGCCCGTCGTCGTAGCCGTCCTTGGGCTCGCCGGTGAGATAGAGCGAGGTGAGCGGCGGGCGCCTGGCGTGGCGGAGCATCCACAGCGGGTCGGTGGCGCGCCGCAGCGCCGGGTCGTGGGCGGTGATCGAGTCGGGCTCGGCGGCCGGGTCGTTGTAGCCGGAGAGGCCGACGCCCGCGCGGTAGCGGTCCGGGTGCGCGACGGCGAGCCGGGCGGCGCAGTGGCCGCCGGCCGAGAACCCGGCGACGGCCCAGCCCGCCGCGTCCTTGCGGGCCCGGAAGCTGTCGGTCACCGCCTTGCGCACGTCCACGCTCAGCCAGCTGTCGGCGTCGACCACGCCCGGTACGTTGGCGCAGCCCGTGTCCTTGCCGGGCAGCAGCGTGGTGCGCGGCGAGACCAGGATGAACGGGGTGACCTCGCCCCGCTCCATCATCGGCTTGAGCTGCGTCTGCGCGTCGAGGCTGTTCCACCAGTCCCGGGCCGAGCCCGGGTACCCGGCGAGCAGCTCGACGACCGGGAAGCGCTTGTCGCGGTAGGCGGGGGCGCCGTACTGCGGCGGCAGCCACACGTACACCTCGCCCTCGGCGCCCGACACCCGCCCCTTGAGGTGGGCGAGCCGCAGCCCCGGTCCGAGGTCGGGGTCGCCGGTGACGTCGGCGAACGACTGCGGCACGGGCGGCGAGTCCCCCATGTTCCGCCCGCCCGTCCCGTCGGCGCCCAGGTCCGGGGCGGCGGTGACATGACTCTCGGTGCCGAGCAGATCGCCCCAGCTGTCGTACAGCCCGTACTGGTCGTTGACGGCCACGAACACCGCGAGGACGGCGCTGACCTGCGCCACGACAACCATCCCGAGCCGCACCCCACCCCGCACGACCCGATGCCCCCGCACCCGCCCCCACCACACGAGCGGAACGACCACGGCGAGCACGACCGCGCCCCACACGAAGAGGAGGACAGGGGTTCCGGTCAGGCTGGTCACGTGGGAGGAGAGGGTGAGGGGGGTGTCCTGGTTGACTGGTTTGCCGGGTTTTTACGTGCGCGGGCTCGCGGGCGGGGAGCAGTGGAGGGCGCCCGTCACCACAGCGGTGAACCTGGTGAGGAGCTCCTTCGCCGGCAGCAGGCCCGCCGCCTTCCGCTCGGCCGGGTCCCACGGGTAGGCGTTGTCGTCCACGGTGACGAAGACCGGCCCGCCCGGGCAGTCGAGCCTGGTCGCCCCGGCGGCGGGCAGCCCTTGGGACAGCAGAGGATCCCGCACCGCCGCGAAGCGGGCGTACGGCCCGTGCTGGTCGTCGGCGAACGCGAGGTCGCATATCCATGCCTTGCCGAGCTCGCCGGTGAACCCGGCGCGAGTGGCACGGCCGCCTTGGCCGGTCACCGCAGGGATGGTGAAGCCCGGCAGGTCACAGACCTGCGCGAACCCGGCCGATGAGGTCCGGGGACGGGCGAGTTCGGCCCGGCTTCCCTTGGTCTGGCAGCCCGCGTCGGCGGCCGTGGACTCGGCGGCGGCGGTGAGCAGCCTCGCGAGTGCCCCTTCGTCGGCCGCGCCACCCGACACGGAGGCCACCACCGCGACCTTGGCGTCCGTCCCGTCGCTCGGCACACCCTGTGGAACGCGGCAGCCGGAGGGCAGCACGGCCCAGCCTCCCCGCCCGTCGGCACCCCCGGCCACCGGGCCGGTGAACAGGCGCAGAGTGGACGACGCCGCCCACTCCCCCATGGCGAAGGGGTACTTGGCGGGCTCGGCGGCCACCCGGACCGTGACCGTCGACTCACCGCCGACGAGCAGGCCCGACCTCTTCACCGTGCACACCGTGTCCGTACCGGAGGCCGACAGCCGGCCGGAGCCGTCGAGCACGTCCTCGACGTCGGAGGACTTCAGCCAGCCTCCGCACAGCCGGTCCGCCCCGAACACATTGGTGTTGAAGCCGATGTGGAGTCCGCCCAGCACCAGCGCGACCAGCGCCACGCCCCACACCCATTTCATCCCGGTCGTACCTGGGACCATCCGGATGGCCATCGGCTACTCCCAACCCAGGTAGGCGGCGGCGTCCGCCCTCGACGAGGTGTAGGACTGCTTGGCCTCGCGACGCATCGCCTGCCACGCGTCCCAGTTCGGGTCGCCCTTGGTGTTCGTCTCGTCGTTGACGTCCACGTGGTGGTCCCTGGCCCAGCAGTCGATGTACGAGTAGGTCCCGGTGATGCCCGACGAGTACTGGTGGGTGTTCATCTCCTGCGCCTTGGCCTGGGCGGTCGCGATGACGTCCTTCGACCACTCGTAGGTGGCCGCGTCGATGAGGCGCTGCGTCGTGTCGCCGAGGTAGGGAAGACCGGTCACCGGGGCGCCCGCGAAGTGGTAGGCGTACTTGGCCATGTCATTGGCCGCCTGGATCTTGCCGCTGCGCTCGTCGAAGATGACGTCGGATCCGATGGAGTTCATCGCGCCCATCACCGAGCCCATCTCGCTCGCCGGGTTCTTCCAGCGCTCGTAGCCCTCACCTCCCGTGTGCGGGGCGTTGGCCAACTGGTCCATCGCGTACTGCTGCTGGGTGTCGTAGAGCAGCGAGAACGTCTGGGAGTCCGACGAGGCGCCGCGCATCACCCGCATCAGGGTGCCCTTGCTGACCGTGATCCCCGCGTCGTCGCCCTGGGTCCAGATGCCGTCGAGACCGCCCGGGCTGCCGTACTTCGAGCCGCTCTCGGCCAGGATGTGATGCGTGTCCTGCACGTAGTCGGCCAAGGCATGGCCGAGACTCTTCTGCATGTCGGCGTCGATCTTCTCGCCGCCGAGGCCCGCGTCGAGCGTCTTCAGCATGTCCTGCATGACCCGCGCCTGGGGCGCGGAGTGCGGGCCGGGCCGGTCGCCGCGCTCACCGTCCTGCAGGGGCGGATGGCCGGTGGTGGCCGCTTCCAGCGCCTGGCCGAGGCCCGCGCGGCTGGTCGGGTTGTCGTAGTCCACCGGCGCCGCGACACCCGTGGTGTACGAGTGGTTCGGCCAGTGGCGGGCGCCGTCGCCGCTGCCCACCAGGTATTTGAGGTGGTCGTTGTTCACGTGGTCGGCGCCCGTGCCGTTGCCGGCCGGGTCGAAGAACGCGGTGGCCGCGTCCGGGTTCTTGCTCATCACGCCGAGCAGCGTGTCGACCGGGTCCGGCTCGATGCCCTTGTAGTCCGCGCCCCACACCTTGAAGACGTTCTGGTCCTTCTTCTCGGCGGCGATCATCTGGTCGGCCAGCGCGTACAGGAACTGGTCGTCGTAGGGGGCGTCCGCATGGCCCATGAGGCTGGCCAGCACCTGGTAGCCGTGCAGCGGCCTCAGATCGTCCCCGTAGTTGTGGACCCCCGCCTTCTCCATCCCCTCCATCCAGTCCTTGTAGAACTTCCCGTCCGGACTGTTCAGCCACTGCTTGTACTTCTCCGACCCCGGCGGCGCCTCCGCGACCTTGCCCGGGACCGTCGTCGCCGTGGCCAGGGAGTTGGCGAAGCCGCGTTCCAGGGCCGCGTAGTCCTTGCCGTGGTCCTTGTCCGAGAGCGCCCAGTCGTTCACGTGCCGGGTGAACTGGATCGCCCCGTCCGGGCCCAGGCTCTGCAGCACGGTCTGGGTGAAGACCTTGTCGTGCTCGTTGTCCCGGAACAGCGACTCGGCCTCGGCCAGCTCCTCCGGGGTCAGCTTGTGGCCGTCGTTGACCTTGTCGGCCAGCTGGATCATCGCCTTGGCCTCGTAGAACTCCACGTCGCCGCTGGCCTTGGCGTTGAAGCTGTTGGGCGCGCCGTCCAGCGGGTCCGTGTCGGCGCCGACCGCCTCCAGGGCGATCTTCACTCCCTGGTCCGCGTCGTTCATGGCGGACACCGCCTGGGCGATGTGCTGCGACCAGGAGCTCTCCACCTGGCGGAAGTCCGGGTCGTGCCGGATCGAGTTGGCCGCCTCCGCGCTGACCTTGCTGAAGTCGAAGGTCGCGCCGCCCGTCTCGGAGACCTTCATCCCCGCCTTGACGGCGTCGTCCCGCGCCGACTCCACGCGCTTCTTCAGGTCCACGAACTGGTCGTGGGCGTCGCGCAGCAGGGACGCGACGGCCTTGGCCTCGGTCTGGGCCGCGACGTACTGCGCGTGCGTGGTCGCGAAGTTGGGCCGCGAGTAGAGCGACGCCTCACCGGTCCAGGTGCCGTTCAGACTGACGCTCTGGACCTGGGCCCCGTACCGCTCCGCCAGCTTCTTGAGCTCGCCCGCCATCTCGTCCCACTTGCCCGCGGCCGTGGAGAGCTGCGAGAAGTCGGTCTTCATGATCAGTTCGTAGGTCAGCATGGCGGGGCTCCTACGGCTGGACCGGCGGCGGCGAGATCTGGTTGAGCGAGGACGGTCTGAGCACACTGAAGTCGTTGCCCACGCCGATGTCGTTGTTCCGGAACAGGTTCGACGTGCCGCGCAGCGCGGCCTTCTCCCCGGCCAGCCGGCCCAGTAACGCGGTGACCGACTTGCCCCAGTTCTCCTGTGCCTTCGTCAGCCCCGCCGCCGCGGCCCAGCCCGCGAGCGCCTTGGCCGCCGTCGCGTTCGTCTCGTCCGTCCAGGCCCCGGCCTTCTTCGTGTTGGGCTCGAAGTCGGTCTCGATGTCATTGGCGGCGGCCGTCTTGCGCGCGGGGCTGGAGTTCAGGTCCTTGTCGCCGCCCGGCGACGGCGGGAACGGCCCGTCGTAGGCCCCGTCCAGCCGCATGCTCCCCGGCTGCCGTGCGGCAGCCGCCTTGCTCGACGCCCACTCCTCGTCAAAGCCCATGGACGGTCCCTCCCCCGTGTCCGACGATCTTTTCGCATCGTAACCACCGTGCAAGGAGCGCACGTCGGGTTTTGACGCCGTCCTGACAAACCTGGTTCCCGAGCCGCCCGGCCCCCGGCCCGACCGCGACCGGAGCCGGGCCCGACCGCGACCGCACCCCCGTGTC includes:
- a CDS encoding NlpC/P60 family protein, which produces MAAHRKPRQHPLTGPAARTAATLALAGAATATAFEGTGHAEPRLTPAQVKAKVDSLYRDAEVATEAYDGTKEKADATQKSVAALQDETARKTDRLNLARNALGSIATAQYRTGGVAPTLQLMLSSDPQRFLDDAAFQERAGDRTANAVAGVRTQLAELKRLHTAADGRLAELRGQQAELKRQKETIQSKIDSARALLTRLTADQRAAYEDQDGGGRADSSAASRGDRSPAPAPSSDGLLPAPSGRAAAAVAYAYAALGKPYVWGATGPSSYDCSGLTQAAWNAAGVSLPRTTYTQINSGTRVSRSQLAPGDLVFFYSGISHVGLYIGGGQMIHAPHPGAPVRIAPIDQMPFAGATRPA
- a CDS encoding alpha/beta hydrolase, which translates into the protein MSLTGTPFLLTAVVVAAAALLLPLFLWSKVRGPAVVRGAARLSMLVFAQFTAVLVVFVMVNNANGLYDNWDDLLGTGNHVTAAPDLGPDGTGGKKAASAPKVKQHFKEYKGKVGDGVMKTTLRGAISGVEGDVAVWLPPQYNDPAYKDKTFPVVELLPGYPGSIGAWFGSLHTQRQLKPMMERGEVAPFILVSPRTTLLDGRDTGCANVPGIVNADTWISVDVRKMVTDNFRAATGPEGWAVAGYSAGGHCAARLAVSHPDRYRAGVDLSGYNDPAAEGASITAHDPTLRRESNPLWILKNAKTPPLTSLFVSGEAGDGYNDGVALRKAAKAPTTVHVVRLSGGGHRSSVWERQVPDVFRWLTKELGQGGKVTPANGV
- a CDS encoding alpha/beta hydrolase: MTSLTGTPVLLFVWGAVVLAVVVPLVWWGRVRGHRVVRGGVRLGMVVVAQVSAVLAVFVAVNDQYGLYDSWGDLLGTESHVTAAPDLGADGTGGRNMGDSPPVPQSFADVTGDPDLGPGLRLAHLKGRVSGAEGEVYVWLPPQYGAPAYRDKRFPVVELLAGYPGSARDWWNSLDAQTQLKPMMERGEVTPFILVSPRTTLLPGKDTGCANVPGVVDADSWLSVDVRKAVTDSFRARKDAAGWAVAGFSAGGHCAARLAVAHPDRYRAGVGLSGYNDPAAEPDSITAHDPALRRATDPLWMLRHARRPPLTSLYLTGEPKDGYDDGLALRAAAHAPTAVTVVRTSGGHRLTTWRPLVPQVFRWLSGVVGGPVECGASTRRVKPSQSGATPVHSTGSSRA